Part of the uncultured Desulfobacter sp. genome, AAAACGGGTTATATGCCGGAAAGGAGCTGGGGCAGAATTTTTTGTCCAACCCGGCCACAGCCCAGATGATTGTGGATAGAACCTGCGTTGATAAAGAGACCACCGTGCTTGAAATCGGTCCTGGATTAGGGGCGATCACCCTGCCTTTGGCACGGGCCTGCAAGCAGCTTACGGCAGTTGAAAAAGACCGCCGTATTATTCCTTTGCTTGAACAGGAACTGGCCGATGAAGGAATCAGCAATGTTAAGATTATCAATCAAAACATTTTAAAAACAGATATCCGGGAAATTGCAGGGGCAAAGAAACTGGTGGTGATCGGGAATCTGCCATACAATATTTCCTCCCAGATCCTTTTTCAGCTGGTTACAATCCGACAGGTTGTGACACGCGCATTTCTTATGTTTCAAAAGGAACTTGCCCAACGACTTCTTGCCTCCCCCGGAACCAAGGACTATTCACGGCTTGCTGCGGTGGTTCAATATGCCGCAAACATCAGCCGGGTTGCGGATATCGGGCCCAACAACTTTTTTCCCAGACCGGATGTAGACTCCACGGTTCTGCGCTTTGATTTTTTTGAAACCCAAGGCATGGGACAGGCGGACGAAACCTTGATGTTCGGTGTAATAAAAGCCGCATTTTCCAAGCGTAGAAAAACCCTTCACAATGCCATGTCCGGCGGCGAAATGGGCTTAACCAAACAAATTGTCGGGGTTGCCCTTGAAAACGCCGGCATTGACCCCTCACGGCGGGCTGAAACCCTGAGCATCCAGGAATTTATAGATCTATCAAAGGCGGTGGGAAACGTGATCACCGATAAATCATGATTGAAGCAAGAATATCCATAGATAAGCTGATCGAGGTTGTCCGCCAGGGCGGCCGGGTTAAAACCGGGGTGGATGTGTACGACAGCAACGGCACCCTGCTTTTAGCCAAAGATGTCATGGTGGATAAAACAAAGCCGCTTAAAATCGTTCGAAACAACGGTCTTCGGCATGTGCCGGTGGCAAGTAACGGCGGTGTTTATGACGCATCCGGCAACAAAATTAACATGAAATCCGCCAAGATGCCCAATATTTTGTCCGATTCATTTTTAGATTCCGAACCCGTCAAAACCCAGAACGTAACCGAACGGCTCAAAGAGATCCTGGAACTGCGAAGGTTTGCCGAATCCATAAGCATCAAAGCCCAGGCTATCATAAAAAATGCCGTGAACCAGATCCGGGAGACAAAGGGTGAGTTTGATGTGGATGCCGTATCAGCCCAGGCATCAGAACTTGCATCATTTGCAAAACAGGAACTTCACCCCTTTGCCTATGCACCCAGGGAGTGGTTTTTCTATGATGACTATTTTTACAACCATGCCACCAATGTCTGCGCCCTGGGCTCCCAGGTCCTGCACCGGTTCAACAAGGCCTTTTCAACAATAATGGAAAAATCGCTTTGGGCCTCACCAACCCTTGCGGGCAATGAGAAGTCGGGCATGTTTTCCTATTACTACCCGGAAGAGATAAACGAGATGACCTTTGGTCTGTTCATCTATGATCTGGGAAAATCCATGGTGCCCGAAGATCTTTTGAATAAAACATCAACACTGAACAAAGATGAAATCGAACTGCTGCGCCGGCATGCCCATGATTTCGGGTTTACGGTCATAGAAAAGAACCATCTGGGCAGTACCGTGCTCAGTAACATGATTCGGCATCATCATGGCCCTTTGTATGAAGGAGAACCCGGGTGTTATCCTGAGGGACTCGAATACGGAAACATGCCGCCCTATGTCAGAATATGCAAACTGATGGACATCTATGACGCCATGATTTCCAAACGCAGTTACCAGGACGCCGTTAACCAGGTTGCTGCCGTCACCGGCCTGTTTCGCAGCTATGTGCACAAAGATCCCATCCTGCAATTCATTCTCCATGCGTTTGTCAAAACCGTTGGTCTCTATCCGCCGGGCAGCATCGTGTTTCTTAAAAGCGGACAACTGGCCTATGTACTTGAAAACGAAGGCCCCCTTGTGCTTCCCTTCACAGATAAAAACCAGGTCCCCTTGAAATCCAGACCGGATCCGTTTAACGCCGGAAAACAAACAGGTGTGCTCGCCATTGACAGTGACAGAAGCCTCAGGCAGCCCAAAAAAATATGGGACTGCCTGCCTGCATTTATCAGAGAGATCGCCCTGCCCAAGGATCAGGTGGCGGCGGCCGTCGCTGCGATTTCAACCATATAAATCATTTTCAATAACCCATGTTTGGATGGGCGTTAGGGCTTAAAGAGCGCAGATACACTTTCTCCAGTATGAATATGCTTAATAGCCCGGGCAAAAAGCGGTGCCACGGACAAAGATTTAAGCTGAGAAAACTGTTTTTTTGCAGGAATATGAACCGTGTTGGCAACCACGATCCCGGATACAATGGTTTGACTTAGATTTTCCACCGCCTGACCGCAAAGCACAGGGTGGGTTGCACCCACATAAATATTGCCGGCTCCTGCACGCTTCAAGGTTTCAATGGTACTCACCAGGGTTCCCCCTGTGGATATCTCATCGTCGAAGACGATGGCATCCAGCCCTTCTACATTTCCCACGACCAGTCCCTGCTTCACATTGGAATCGCTGAGACGGCGTTTGTCTATAATGGCAAGGGAGGTATCCAGACGATTGGCAAACCGGCCGGCCCTTTTAGCCCCGCCTGCATCCGTGGCCACCACCACGACCTTTGACAGATCCAAAAGTTCTGCAAAATAATCACAGATTGTGGGCATGAATGTTAAATGATCAACGGGAATACTGAAAAATCCATGCACGGCATCGGCGTGCAGATCCATGGTCAGTACCCGGTCTGCCCCGGCAGTTTTTAAAAGATCTGCCACAAGGCGTGCAGCAATGGAAATTCTTGGTGCATCTTTTTTATCCGAGCGTGCATATGAGTAGTAGGGAATAACAGCGGTAATTCGCTTTGCAGATGCGCTGCGCAATGCATCTATGGTAATCATCAACTCCATAAGGTGATCACTGACAGGCGCAGTTAAAGACTGTACGACAAAAACATCTTTTTCCCTGACGCTTTCCTTAATCTGAACAAATAAATTGTCGTTTGAAAATCGGGATGTTTCCATGGGACTCAAAGGAATTCCGATATGCTCACAGATTGCCGTTGCAAGATCCTGATTGGATCCACCGGAAAATACTTTTAAATTTTCTGTCATTTTAATTTTCCTGAAGGGAGTTTTAATTCGCGCTTTTTTAATACCAGTTTATAGGCAAAGAAACAAGGGAATGAAAATAAGACACAGGTGTCTGTTTCTTTGTTACAGTGTGGATATATTAAATATTAATTTAAAAGAAATAATAGTAATAATAATCAGGATTCAAATGTTTATAATTGGCATAAAGTATCAATATCATAGAATATTTTTTTGTGATCTTTTGTTTGAAATATGGAACAAAAAATATTGAAAAAGACAAGGTATTGAACGTCTGTTGTGTGAAGGTACAGAACCCGGGCTTTTTGAACATTTTATTATCAAAATTGGATATTCGCTCTGATCCCTTTTTAAATTAGATATTTCCAGTTATAAGAATTTTTTTTTTGATCCGTTTTAAAACAGCGTGTTGATAACCTTGAATACGGTTCGTAATTTAAGGATGCAGATCTGGATTGATGAAGGTATTGAGGTTTTTACCGCCCTGGTCCAGCAGGGCCTGGGTGAAGGATTCAATCAAAGGCGATTTTAAATTCCAGCAATGCCAGAAGAGCTGGATATCAATTGTCAGACCGGCAATCAGGGGGATTAAAATGCCTTTTTCCATCAGGTGACCGCCTTGGGCCAGTGGCACCACACCGTATCCAAGACCCATGGCAATAAAATCCACAAAGGTTTCAGACGAGGGCACATAGGTCGCAGGTATATCTTTTGGCACGGTAGGAAAGACAATCTTAAGCGCTTTATCGTGCAATTCATCCTTTTGGTTAAAAACTATGGCCGGTGCCTTTGATAACGCTTCAAGGGTTACTCCCCGGGGAAACCAGCGACGGGCGAAATCCTTGGTACATAACAATTGGTACGTCATGGTGCCAATTTCAAAAATTCGACACCCCTGAATGGCCCGGTCAAGGATACTGATGCAACCGCACACGGTTCCATTTTTTAAAAGTTTATGCGTCTGTTCCTGATCGTCCACCCGAATGTCCAGCAAAATTTTTCCATCTTTCAGCATGGGCGCAACAGCTTTAGGAAACCATGTGGCCAGACTATCGGCATTGACCCCCACGGACAGGGTTACAGGTTTTCCATCCCACCCAAAGGCTGTCCGGTTTGCCAAATCCTCTTCCAGGTGCCTGACCTGTAAATAATGGGCAAGAAACCATTTACCGGCATCTGTGACGGCTGGGGGCACCGAGCGGGTCAGCAAGATCTGTCCGGCCTGCTCTTCAAGTTGTCTGACCCGCTGTGATACCGCAGACTGGGTCAGGCACATCCGTGCCGCCGCCTTTTCAAACCCGCCCTGCCGAACAACTTCGGCCATCGCCTCTATAAGCTTATAATCATACATGAAATATTATTAGTAAAATTTATTTATAATTAAAACAATTAATTTTACTTAATATATATCCTGGTGTTATTTCATGTCACCGGTTTTATTAATGATTCGATTAAAAGGAAAATGAAGATATGATGACACCCTTTTTCCAGGGCCTTGGCACAGGGGGCGGCCTTATTGTGGCCATTGGTGCGCAAAACGCATTTATACTTTCCCAGGGCATCCGCAAAAATCATCCCCTGATCATTGCTGCAATCTGTATCTTCTGTGATGTCCTGTTTATTACACTGGGGGTTGCAGGTATCGGCGCTGCCGTTTCAAGGTCGGTTCTGTTGTCACGGCTGACGGCCTGGGGCGGTACGATATTTTTATTTTTATACGGATTTCAGGCGTTCAGATCGGCCATGGGGAACAAAAGCCTTAATGCGGCGGATCAGGGCCATATGTCCCTTAGGACGGTTATTATATCAACATTGGCCGTTACCCTTCTCAATCCCCATTTCTACCTTGACACGGTTGTATTGATCGGGAGTATCGCAAGCCGATTTCCCCACGGCCAAAGATTTTATTTCTGGGCGGGAAGCGTCACGGCTTCTACCCTGTGGTTCATCAGTCTGAGTATTGGGGCAAGGCTATTTGCACCCGTATTCAAAAATCCATTGGCCTGGCGAATTCTTGATGCTGTTATCGGTTTAACCCTGTGGAGTATTGCATTCTCCCTGACCCGGTATGCCATGACTTTATAAATAGTGTTTGAACAAAAAGTCACCCAGCTGCGGCGTTGCAGAAAAATTAAAAATCCTCACAACCATGAGGTTGCTCCGGTTTTAAATTTTTCTGCGCCTTGCATCTGGGCAACTTTTCATCCAAACACGGGGGGGCGTTCAGGCACTAATAATTTTTTGGGTTGCCAAATGCCATGGCGATGGCTGACAGATTAATTGCCGGACACCGCCCATGAAAAAGTTTTAAAGTCCTGAGAATTTTCCCGGGACTTTCATATAACAGCCACGGGCTGACCTGACATATCAGCACTGAAGGACAGCCCACAACGAAGGTTGAAAGAGCTCAGTAACTTACTGAGCCCTTTCATATAAAACTGATTTAACGAATGATCGAATCTTTTGAAGTAGGCGTATATTAAATATTAATTTAAAAAAAATAATAGTAATAATAACGAATGCTGAAATGTTTATAACTCTCTTAAGTATTAGATATTATTATGGTATTCGTTTGGGTTTAATGTTGATAATTTTGAATAAAAGCGTTTTAAAACCATTCAGATTTGAAAGCCTGTTTGTGACGCGTACATAAAGCAGGCTTTTTAGACAAGTTTTTATCAGGATTGAATCCAATCCCTGATCGCCTTTAAATCCGATGTCTTCCACGCTTCTGATATTCTTTTCTCGATGAATTTTAAAAACAGGGTGTCAATAACATTAATAACCTTCGTGATTAAAAAGGTTTTCTCAATAATCATACCCTCAATTTCATCTTCTGATGCAGACGTATCAATGGTTGGTGTTTTTAAACCGGTGATATTGAAACTTTCACCTTTGATGGAAAATTTATACTCTTCTTCGCCTATTTTGCAGATCAGGTTCATATCAGTGACCCATGCCCCTTTTTTAAGGGCGGTGGTTCCTTCCTCAAGACCTGCCTGATCCCCTTTAATGGTAATCTTTTCCTTTGATTTATCGCCCAGATTGTTTTCAAGACTGATGGAATTTCCGATCTCAAATGTTACCGGATCATTTGAACCTGAGAGGGCCGTTACATCCTGGTCCGTTTCAACCAGATACCAGATCCATGTCAAAAATTCGTTGCCTAAAAAGCCATATTTATTGTAAGCGGTTGCTATATCCAACATCGATCATATACCTTTCATATTTAAGGGCGATAACGCCAATATCCTGTCTTTTTTATCATTTGAAAAACTGCCCAGCTTTTCCACAATTGTATATGGAAATATTTTGATGGGTTTATGGTCAAAGGATTTGAAAAACAGCGTTTCAAACAGTTCATTGGCCGCTTTCTGGGTGGAAAATAAAATTAAATTTTTATTTTCATAGTCCCATAGCACATCATATATGTTGGGAATAAAAGGCGTTTTATGCATCAGAATATCGACAACCATCTCTTTGATTTCAGCTTTTTCATTTTTTGAAATAAAGGGTCTGCCGCTCTCTTTCTTTTTTTTCTCCGTTTCAATGGCCATATGTTTTTGAATCAGTTTGGCCGGAATTGATTTTTTATCAATGCGCAGGGAAAAAGCAAAATAAGTACCGAAGAGAAATGAAGCGGATTCGAAATCCGGATTGTACGGGGTCTCAAGGGGGGTCCATCCGGCTGAAATTTCATCGTACTCATTTTCAATTTCAGGGATGGCGTTTTCAATCAGTCCCTGGCGGACACCTTCTGCGGCACCGTCGGGAAATTCACCGTCAATGTAATAACGGCTGATGGAGTGGGTGGAAGAAATTAAACCCATATAAGGCTCCTTGTTTCATGTTAAACGGCTGTATCAAGCCTTTTAAGACTTCCCACAGCCGTCGTGTTGTTGTGTGTAAAAAAAATTATGCAGTCAGGTTATGATTATCAGATACGGATTAATCAAGAAAGTTCATCTTATATTTTTTCCAGATATCAATGGCGATGCCCAGGGGTTTGATCATGGGTACGGTATAGGTATGCAGTTTTTTGTCTGCCATAAAGGTTCTGCACCTGTCCACATATTCGGAAAATCCCCTGGGAGATACAATCAAAGGCTTGGTCAATTCCTGTTTGAGCTCCACCAGGCGTTCGGGCAGGTATTCACTTAACAGGGGTACCTGTAAATAGATGGCGGCCATAATGACATCGGTATTGGGATCCTGGTCTACGATTCTGATGGCTTCCAGGAGCCGCTCATCCCGGCAGTTACCTAAAAGATCAACGGGGTTGCTGCCCATATTGCTTAATATCTTGTTTTTGACCTCCGGCAGGTCGGTTTTTAGGTCCTTTTCGATCAGTTTTTTCATTTTCTCTTTGGTTTCAGGTGCAAACTGTGCAAGGGTCATTCCCTTTAAGGTCACCTGATCCGACAAAAGAATGCCGGCTCCGCCCCCCACACTGACCACGGCAATCCGGTCACCGTATGTTTTGGGCTGGCTGGTGAGAATGGACAGGATGTTGACGATGATTTTAGGATCTTCGGTGAGCTCTTCAATGAGATAAAACCCTGCCTGGTCACAGCAGGCCCTGAATGCATCATGGGAGCCTGCAAGGGATGCGGTATGGGATAAGGCTGCCTGGGCTCCGCCCCCCATGCCGCCTTTTATGATCACCACAGGTTTTTTCTCGGCCACCTGTTTACCCACCTGCAGCAATTTTAATCCGTCGGCCACACCTTCTAAATAAACGGCGATGATTTTTATTCTTGGATCATCTCCCATGTGGGACAATATTTCAGGTACGCCGCATACGGCGGCATTGCCGATGGAGACCCATTTTCCCAGATTCTGGCGGTCCGCCCCAAGCATTTCAAGCAGCTCAAGACCGATGCCGCCGCTTTGGGAGATAACGCCCACACAATTGGACGGGGTTACGGGCACAGAGCGCTGAACCGGGATATAATTGGTGTTCAGTCCTGAAAAGTTATCAATCACCCCCATGCAGTTGGGGCCGATGAATGCCACTTTATACGTTTCGCTTAAGGCTATGAGCTTTTCTTTGAGGTCAAAGCGCCCTATTTCCGCAAATCCGTCACTGAAAATAATGGCACCTTTGCCGCCAAGTTTACAGAACTGTTCAAAGATTAAGACAGTCCTTTCCGAGTTCACCGCAAATACGCAAAGATCCGGCACCTCTGGCAGCTCATCAAGATTTTGATAGCAGGTCAGTCCGTGGATGGTTTTAAGTGTCGGGTGAACCGGGTATAGTTTTTTGATCTTCATGCAGTTTTTTAAGATAACTCCGCCCTGGGTTCCCGGCCGGGACGCGCCAACAACTGCAACGGATTGGGCATTAAAAACAGCATCCACACTTTTACGCTTCCAGTCACTGATCTGCTGGAACGATGGTTGGATAAAATCAGGATCTTTGATCAATCGCGTGTCTACAATGGCATATCCGTTTTCATAAACAATCACCGGATTGAGATCCAGCTCGCAGATATCGGGATTTTCCGCCATCAATCTGGATACCCGAATGGTCAGATCGATGATGGCTTCCCGGTCATATACCTGGCCCCGGAATCCGTCCAACACTTTACCGGCCCGGGTTTTTTTAAGCATGCGTTCCACATCCCGCCGGTTGAGTATACCGATCCCAGGAGCCGCATCTGAAAATAGTTC contains:
- the rsmA gene encoding 16S rRNA (adenine(1518)-N(6)/adenine(1519)-N(6))-dimethyltransferase RsmA, yielding MTHPGELLKKNGLYAGKELGQNFLSNPATAQMIVDRTCVDKETTVLEIGPGLGAITLPLARACKQLTAVEKDRRIIPLLEQELADEGISNVKIINQNILKTDIREIAGAKKLVVIGNLPYNISSQILFQLVTIRQVVTRAFLMFQKELAQRLLASPGTKDYSRLAAVVQYAANISRVADIGPNNFFPRPDVDSTVLRFDFFETQGMGQADETLMFGVIKAAFSKRRKTLHNAMSGGEMGLTKQIVGVALENAGIDPSRRAETLSIQEFIDLSKAVGNVITDKS
- a CDS encoding HD domain-containing phosphohydrolase; this translates as MIEARISIDKLIEVVRQGGRVKTGVDVYDSNGTLLLAKDVMVDKTKPLKIVRNNGLRHVPVASNGGVYDASGNKINMKSAKMPNILSDSFLDSEPVKTQNVTERLKEILELRRFAESISIKAQAIIKNAVNQIRETKGEFDVDAVSAQASELASFAKQELHPFAYAPREWFFYDDYFYNHATNVCALGSQVLHRFNKAFSTIMEKSLWASPTLAGNEKSGMFSYYYPEEINEMTFGLFIYDLGKSMVPEDLLNKTSTLNKDEIELLRRHAHDFGFTVIEKNHLGSTVLSNMIRHHHGPLYEGEPGCYPEGLEYGNMPPYVRICKLMDIYDAMISKRSYQDAVNQVAAVTGLFRSYVHKDPILQFILHAFVKTVGLYPPGSIVFLKSGQLAYVLENEGPLVLPFTDKNQVPLKSRPDPFNAGKQTGVLAIDSDRSLRQPKKIWDCLPAFIREIALPKDQVAAAVAAISTI
- a CDS encoding ribose-phosphate pyrophosphokinase, with the protein product MTENLKVFSGGSNQDLATAICEHIGIPLSPMETSRFSNDNLFVQIKESVREKDVFVVQSLTAPVSDHLMELMITIDALRSASAKRITAVIPYYSYARSDKKDAPRISIAARLVADLLKTAGADRVLTMDLHADAVHGFFSIPVDHLTFMPTICDYFAELLDLSKVVVVATDAGGAKRAGRFANRLDTSLAIIDKRRLSDSNVKQGLVVGNVEGLDAIVFDDEISTGGTLVSTIETLKRAGAGNIYVGATHPVLCGQAVENLSQTIVSGIVVANTVHIPAKKQFSQLKSLSVAPLFARAIKHIHTGESVSALFKP
- a CDS encoding LysR family transcriptional regulator ArgP encodes the protein MYDYKLIEAMAEVVRQGGFEKAAARMCLTQSAVSQRVRQLEEQAGQILLTRSVPPAVTDAGKWFLAHYLQVRHLEEDLANRTAFGWDGKPVTLSVGVNADSLATWFPKAVAPMLKDGKILLDIRVDDQEQTHKLLKNGTVCGCISILDRAIQGCRIFEIGTMTYQLLCTKDFARRWFPRGVTLEALSKAPAIVFNQKDELHDKALKIVFPTVPKDIPATYVPSSETFVDFIAMGLGYGVVPLAQGGHLMEKGILIPLIAGLTIDIQLFWHCWNLKSPLIESFTQALLDQGGKNLNTFINPDLHP
- a CDS encoding LysE/ArgO family amino acid transporter, whose translation is MMTPFFQGLGTGGGLIVAIGAQNAFILSQGIRKNHPLIIAAICIFCDVLFITLGVAGIGAAVSRSVLLSRLTAWGGTIFLFLYGFQAFRSAMGNKSLNAADQGHMSLRTVIISTLAVTLLNPHFYLDTVVLIGSIASRFPHGQRFYFWAGSVTASTLWFISLSIGARLFAPVFKNPLAWRILDAVIGLTLWSIAFSLTRYAMTL
- the rdgC gene encoding recombination-associated protein RdgC, producing MGLISSTHSISRYYIDGEFPDGAAEGVRQGLIENAIPEIENEYDEISAGWTPLETPYNPDFESASFLFGTYFAFSLRIDKKSIPAKLIQKHMAIETEKKKKESGRPFISKNEKAEIKEMVVDILMHKTPFIPNIYDVLWDYENKNLILFSTQKAANELFETLFFKSFDHKPIKIFPYTIVEKLGSFSNDKKDRILALSPLNMKGI
- a CDS encoding acetate--CoA ligase family protein; its protein translation is MKKYPLDFDQSAALLSQYGILPSGKQIYSLEEAVKTADDIGYPVVVKAVSEKIIHKSDQGAVRLNLKNSDDVTSAVQSIETLMGGFSREHKEGLLVQKMVDKGFELLVGARQDPGFGPITMVGIGGIFVELFSDAAPGIGILNRRDVERMLKKTRAGKVLDGFRGQVYDREAIIDLTIRVSRLMAENPDICELDLNPVIVYENGYAIVDTRLIKDPDFIQPSFQQISDWKRKSVDAVFNAQSVAVVGASRPGTQGGVILKNCMKIKKLYPVHPTLKTIHGLTCYQNLDELPEVPDLCVFAVNSERTVLIFEQFCKLGGKGAIIFSDGFAEIGRFDLKEKLIALSETYKVAFIGPNCMGVIDNFSGLNTNYIPVQRSVPVTPSNCVGVISQSGGIGLELLEMLGADRQNLGKWVSIGNAAVCGVPEILSHMGDDPRIKIIAVYLEGVADGLKLLQVGKQVAEKKPVVIIKGGMGGGAQAALSHTASLAGSHDAFRACCDQAGFYLIEELTEDPKIIVNILSILTSQPKTYGDRIAVVSVGGGAGILLSDQVTLKGMTLAQFAPETKEKMKKLIEKDLKTDLPEVKNKILSNMGSNPVDLLGNCRDERLLEAIRIVDQDPNTDVIMAAIYLQVPLLSEYLPERLVELKQELTKPLIVSPRGFSEYVDRCRTFMADKKLHTYTVPMIKPLGIAIDIWKKYKMNFLD